In the Sarcophilus harrisii chromosome 3, mSarHar1.11, whole genome shotgun sequence genome, one interval contains:
- the QPCTL gene encoding glutaminyl-peptide cyclotransferase-like protein has protein sequence MRKGGGGGPAGGGGRARRRSGERGAPEPLQARPPLRRRLLRPPLPLLLVALAVSTGLYVAWAPGGGAGEGSGAGGKGGVAERAAAARRRSGGGGGGPKLQAQSRPARSLPEVHLRALLEQVDPQRLWAKYLQPLLVERTPGSPGNLKVRQFLEDELRALGAGWHVELDAFSAPTPLGPVAFANVIATLSPEAPRRLTLACHLDSKLFPSGAPPFLGATDSAVPCALLLELARALDRQLGHSKNKGAPVTLQLLFLDGEEALKEWGPEDSLYGARHLAQRMEQTPHGSGTSEIQAIELFVLLDLLGAPDPIIKSHFSNTAPWFKRLSSIEKRLHRLGLLASHPREVTYFQQGPPYGAVDDDHVPFLRRGVPVLHLIPTPFPAVWHTPADTEANLHPPTVHNLIRILAIFVTEYLGLL, from the exons ATGCGGAAAGGCGGCGGCGGGGGCCCCGCGGGCGGCGGGGGGCGGGCGCGGCGGCGGAGCGGGGAGCGCGGTGCGCCCGAGCCTCTGCAGGCCCGGCCCCCGCTCCGACGCCGGCTGCTCCGGCCgccgctgccgctgctgctgGTGGCCCTGGCCGTGAGCACCGGGCTCTACGTGGCTTGGGCGCcggggggaggggcaggagaaGGGTCCGGAGCGGGGGGAAAGGGAGGCGTCGCGGAAAGAGCAGCAGCGGCCCGGAGgaggagcggcggcggcggcggcggccccaAGCTGCAG GCCCAGTCCCGGCCAGCCCGAAGCCTGCCTGAAGTCCACCTTAGGGCCCTGTTAGAACAAGTGGACCCCCAACGGCTCTGGGCCAAGTACCTTCAGCCCCTCCTGGTTGAAAGGACACCAGGCAGTCCTGGGAATTTGAAGGTCCGACAG TTCCTGGAGGATGAGCTCCGGGCTCTAGGTGCTGGCTGGCACGTGGAGCTGGACGCCTTCTCAGCCCCGACACCACTAGGGCCTGTGGCCTTCGCCAATGTGATTGCCACACTGTCCCCAGAAGCCCCCCGCCGCTTGACCCTGGCTTGCCACTTGGACTCCAAGCTCTTCCCCTCAGGTGCACCCCCGTTCCTGGGTGCCACAGACTCTGCTGTGCCCTGTGCTCTGCTTCTTGAGCTTGCTCGTGCCCTTGACCGGCAGCTTGGCCATTCCAAGAACAAG GGTGCTCCTGTGACCCTTCAGCTCCTTTTCCTTGATGGGGAGGAGGCCTTGAAGGAATGGGGGCCAGAGGACTCTCTGTATGGGGCCCGCCACTTGGCCCAGCGCATGGAGCAGACCCCCCATGGCTCTGGCACCTCAGAGATTCAGGCGATT GAATTGTTTGTCCTCCTGGACCTGCTGGGAGCCCCCGACCCCATCATTAAGAGTCACTTCTCCAACACAGCCCCCTGGTTCAAGCGACTGAGCTCGATAg AGAAGCGGCTCCACCGGCTGGGGCTTCTGGCTTCCCATCCTCGGGAGGTGACGTATTTCCAGCAAGGCCCTCCCTACGGAGCCGTGGATGACGATCACGTCCCATTCCTGCGAAGAG GCGTTCCCGTTCTGCACCTcatccccacccccttccccgcCGTCTGGCACACACCCGCTGACACTGAAGCCAATCTGCATCCGCCCACAGTGCACAACCTCATCCGCATCCTTGCCATCTTCGTGACTGAGTACTTGGGTCTCCTCTAG
- the SNRPD2 gene encoding LOW QUALITY PROTEIN: small nuclear ribonucleoprotein Sm D2 (The sequence of the model RefSeq protein was modified relative to this genomic sequence to represent the inferred CDS: deleted 1 base in 1 codon): MSLLNKPKSEMTPEELQKREEEEFNTGPLSVLTQSVKNNTQVLINCRNNKKLLGRVKAFDRHCNMVLENVKEMWTEVPKSGKGKKKSKPVNKDRYISKMFLRGDSVIVVLRNPLIAGK; the protein is encoded by the exons AT GAGTCTCCTAAACAAGCCCAAGAGTGAGATGACCCCCGAGGAGCTGCAGAAGCGGGAAGAGGAGGAGTTCAACACTGGCCCCCTGTCGGTGCTCACACAGTCGGTGAAGAACAACACCCAGGTTCTCATCAACTGCCGCAAC AACAAGAAGCTGCTAGGCCGCGTGAAGGCCTTTGACAG GCACTGCAACATGGTTTTGGAGAACGTGAAGGAGATGTGGACAGAGGTACCCAAAAGCGGCAAAGGCAAGAAAAAGTCGAAACCAGTGAACAAAGATCGTTACATTTCCAAGATGTTCCTGAGGGGGGATTCGGTCATCGTGGTCCTCAGGAACCCCCTCATCGCTGGCAAGTAG
- the FBXO46 gene encoding F-box only protein 46, which translates to MDPSSLSPVQLWCPRPFGTYSQNQPRSATPTARKPPPPPACPEPGNGSSLGPADGLVRSENTPPAPTAPAAPLLSTAPGEEGRVLLDTWYVIKPGNTKEKVAFFVAHQCGGGASRASAGKVKGHWGSDSSKAKRRRRCLDSTKPRPSAGKPPDAAGEEDQQLPAPAEAAAGAPEDVDLLSVAEMVALVEQRAALALQSYPRAGAPTPVVFVSAAEQGAQGPGGERRPGSDCSRVAEAVAHFEARRDGPRKEEVRPGDAGRNGGPGEVRIAFRISSGRESRSPEGGQPGAGSGGRPGCTYAGGPGPSSRAQDKITCDLYQLISPSRDALPSNVDFLLARADEAGDGEAAGAGRPEGPPERAAAGDKPPAPPPPPAGARECGGAGAAGFHVDVVVTGVVDECVFFGKDGAKTVKEETVCLTVSPEEPPPPGQLFLLPARGEPAPEAPAAPEAPAVPTPEGSEPEAATSAPDASLCRLYHHVSHDFLEIRFKIQRLLEPRQYMLLLPDHVLVKIFGYLPTRALAALKCTCHYFKCVIETFGVQATDSRWSRHPLYRDDPCKQCRKCYEKGDVSLCRWHPKPYHHDLPYGRSYWMCCRRPDKDTPGCRLGLHDNNWVLPCHTLAGSRPGREDAR; encoded by the coding sequence ATGGACCCCAGCAGCCTCTCTCCAGTCCAGCTGTGGTGCCCTCGGCCCTTCGGTACCTACTCTCAGAATCAGCCCCGCTCAGCCACCCCCACGGCCCGCAAGCCGCCCCCGCCCCCTGCCTGCCCCGAGCCTGGGAACGGGAGCAGTCTGGGCCCTGCCGATGGGCTGGTCCGATCAGAGAATACACCTCCGGCCCCAACGGCCCCCGCAGCCCCCCTGCTCTCCACGGCCCCCGGCGAGGAGGGCCGCGTCCTGCTGGACACCTGGTACGTCATCAAGCCGGGCAACACCAAGGAGAAGGTGGCCTTTTTTGTGGCCCACCAGTGTGGGGGCGGAGCCAGCCGGGCCAGTGCAGGGAAAGTCAAGGGCCACTGGGGCAGTGACAGTTCCAAGGCCAAACGGAGGCGGCGCTGCCTCGACTCCACCAAACCCCGGCCCAGCGCTGGGAAACCGCCTGATGCGGCCGGAGAGGAGGACCAGCAGCTGCCCGCTCCTGCCGAGGCCGCCGCCGGCGCCCCAGAGGACGTGGACCTGCTCTCTGTGGCGGAGATGGTGGCCCTGGTGGAGCAGAGGGCGGCCCTGGCCCTGCAGAGCTACCCCCGAGCAGGCGCCCCCACCCCCGTGGTGTTCGTGTCGGCCGCCGAGCAGGGCGCGCAGGGGCCCGGGGGGGAGCGGCGGCCCGGCAGCGACTGCAGCCGCGTGGCCGAGGCCGTGGCCCACTTTGAGGCCCGGCGGGATGGGCCGCGCAAGGAGGAGGTGCGCCCGGGGGACGCCGGTCGCAACGGAGGCCCCGGAGAAGTGCGCATCGCCTTTCGAATCTCCAGCGGCCGCGAGTCCCGCTCCCCCGAAGGCGGACAACCCGGAGCGGGTTCCGGCGGCCGGCCCGGGTGCACTTACGCGGGAGGGCCGGGCCCCAGCAGCCGGGCCCAGGACAAGATCACCTGTGACTTGTACCAGCTCATCAGCCCGTCCCGGGACGCCCTCCCCAGCAACGTGGACTTCCTGCTGGCCCGGGCGGATGAGGCTGGGGACGGGGAGGCTGCCGGAGCCGGCCGCCCCGAGGGGCCTCCCGAGCGAGCAGCTGCTGGGGACAAACctcccgccccgccccctccccccgcgGGCGCCCGGGAGTGCGGGGGAGCGGGCGCTGCCGGCTTCCACGTGGACGTGGTGGTCACGGGCGTGGTGGACGAGTGCGTGTTCTTCGGCAAGGACGGCGCCAAGACGGTGAAGGAGGAGACGGTGTGTCTGACCGTCAGCCCGGAGGAGCCACCGCCCCCGGGCCAGCTCTTCCTGCTGCCGGCCCGGGGGGAGCCGGCGCCCGAGGCGCCCGCCGCCCCCGAAGCTCCCGCAGTTCCCACGCCCGAGGGCAGCGAGCCCGAGGCGGCCACCTCCGCCCCTGACGCCTCCCTGTGCCGCCTCTACCACCACGTGTCCCACGACTTCCTGGAGATCCGCTTCAAGATCCAGCGCCTGCTGGAGCCCCGCCAGTACATGCTGCTGCTGCCCGACCACGTCCTGGTGAAGATCTTTGGCTACCTGCCCACGCGCGCCCTGGCCGCGCTCAAGTGCACCTGCCACTACTTCAAGTGCGTCATCGAGACGTTCGGCGTGCAGGCCACGGACTCCCGCTGGAGCCGCCACCCGCTCTACCGGGACGACCCCTGCAAGCAGTGCCGCAAGTGCTACGAGAAGGGCGACGTGTCGCTGTGCCGCTGGCACCCCAAGCCCTACCACCACGACCTGCCCTACGGCCGCTCCTACTGGATGTGCTGCCGCCGGCCCGACAAGGACACGCCGGGCTGCAGGCTGGGCCTGCACGACAACAACTGGGTGCTGCCCTGCCACACGCTGGCGGGCTCCCGGCCCGGCCGGGAGGACGCCaggtga